The following are encoded together in the Panthera leo isolate Ple1 chromosome B4, P.leo_Ple1_pat1.1, whole genome shotgun sequence genome:
- the DYRK4 gene encoding dual specificity tyrosine-phosphorylation-regulated kinase 4 isoform X5, whose protein sequence is MDAKKPRKCSLTSFPVLKTRKKQDVNPVKVECKPLVQVQKPPPKIKNLRMTRLLPKNTNTSITSLPFVDTKGKKNMVNLPHISNKILLKPPLLYQENQTHNQMSASELKTSEMPFHSSIKTQDPKPEEKPPRKHKVPLTAAEALKFFKNQLSSYEQSEILGYTELWFLGLEAKKLHVTPEFSKTSFDDEHGSYMKVLHDHIAYRYEVLEMIGKGSFGQVAKCLDHKNNELVALKIIRNKKSLPSLPLHDPFRFHHQALVELKILEALRRKDKDNTYNVVHMKDFFYFRNHLCITFELLGINLYELMKNNSFQGFSLSIVRRFTLSVLKCLQMLYVEKIIHCDLKPENIVLYQKGQVSVKVIDFGSSCYEHQKVYTYIQSRFYRSPEVILGHPYNMAIDMWSLGCIMAELYTGYPLFPGENEVEQLACIMEVLGLPPTHFIQTASRRQTFFDSKGFPKNMTNNRGRKRYPDSKDLTMVLKTYDASFLDFLRRCLVYSQSTVVQKQMILLLTSRQKVIGSLALHHTACVIHLTSSHHICILSSHIIRRMGTFSSHDP, encoded by the exons GTTGAGTGTAAGCCTTTGGTTCAAGTCCAGAAGCCACCTCCCAAGATCAAGAACCTCAGAATGACTCGACTCTTGCCTAAG AATACAAACACCAGCATTACTTCACTCCCTTTTGTGGATACCAAGGGGAAGAAGAACATGGTTAACCTCCCACACATCAGCAACAAAATCTTGCTAAAGCCACCCTTGCTGTATCAG GAGAATCAGACTCACAATCAGATGTCAGCTTCTGAGCTCAAGACTTCAGAAATGCCTTTCCATTCAAGCATTAAAACCCAAGATCCCAAGCCAGAGGAGAAACCACCAAGAAAGCACAAGGTGCCTCTGACAGCAGCAG AGGCCCTAAAGTTTTTTAAGAACCAGCTGTCTTCTTATGAACAAAGTGAGATCCTGGGCTACACGGAGCTGTGGTTCCTGGGGCTGGAAGCAAAGAAGCTCCACGTGACTCCTGAGTTCAGCAAAACGAGTTTTGATGATGAACATGGCTCCTATATGAAG GTCCTGCATGACCACATTGCCTACCGCTATGAGGTTTTGGAGATGATCGGGAAAGGGTCCTTTGGACAGGTGGCCAAGTGCTTGGATCACAAAAATAATGAGTTGGTGGCCTTGAAAATCATCAGGAACAAGAAGAG TCTGCCCTCCCTGCCACTCCATGACCCCTTCAGATTTCACCACCAGGCACTGGTGGAGCTGAAGATCCTGGAGGCTCTCAGAAGGAAGGACAAAGACAACACCTACAATGTGGTGCACATGAAAGACTTTTTCTATTTTCGCAATCATCTCTGCATCACCTTTGAACTCTTGGG aaTCAACTTGTATGAGCTGATGAAGAATAATAGCTTTCAAGGCTTCAGTCTGTCAATAGTTCGGCGCTTCACCCTCTCTGTTTTGAAGTGTTTGCAAATGCTTTATGTAGAGAAAATCATTCACTGTGATCTCAAGCCT GAGAATATAGTGTTATACCAAAAGGGCCAAGTCTCTGTTAAGGTCATTGACTTTGGATCAAGTTGTTATGAACACCAGAAAG TATATACCTATATCCAAAGCCGGTTCTACAGATCCCCAGAAGTGATTCTAGGCCATCCCTACAACATGGCCATTGATATGTGGAGCCTGGGCTGCATCATGGCTGAGTTGTACACGGGCTACCCTCTGTTTCCTGGGGAGAATGAAGTAGAGCAGCTAGCCTGCATCatggag GTGCTGGGCCTGCCGCCAACCCACTTCATTCAGACAGCCTCCAGGAGACAGACATTTTTTG ATTCCAAAGGTTTTCCTAAAAATATGACCAACAACAGGGGGAGAAAAAGATACCCAGATTCCAAGGATCTCACGATGGTGCTGAAAACCTACGATGCCAGCTTCTTGGACTTTCTCAGAAGATGTTTGGT ttactcACAGTCAACcgtggtccagaagcagatgatcctccttctgacatctCGTCAGAAGGTCATTGGTAGCCTAGCACTACATCACACtgcctgtgtcattcacctcacttcatcccATCACATatgcattttatcatctcacatcataaGAAGG ATGGGAACCTTCTCTTCGCATGACCCCTGA